A segment of the Anabrus simplex isolate iqAnaSimp1 chromosome 11, ASM4041472v1, whole genome shotgun sequence genome:
AAAAATTTCAAAAGGTCCCAGTCAACTTTGGAGATCTCAGTTTTCATGGCTCAATTCACTGTATGCAAACTGTAAATGCCTAGAAAAGATTTAACCTCggggtttagcacttgcaaatgattttcacgttttttaataaaactgaggttaacattTGGCCCATCTATAGAGActttcaaaatatttcctaaaggtaaggagagtccatctaataagtgatccgcagttgccctgcctaaaaatacactattccaatTCCTTGTTgtaacgcctcttcagtgacgcctaggctatttatgacagctgttggcggagctgcagaggatcaaaccagccttcgggctgaatacccaacatacatacattacccttacacaaaacaaaccaacaacccgcatattttcaaccgaggaaagggcacgaagattggagcgtttgaagaagtactgggaggaccgcaaagcctgaacaatcccttcaaagagacctggacgatggactgactaaagtgatcctatgcgctcataaaaaaagaagaagattcatcaaaacaaacaatgtagtcagagcactgttttaagtcattttgcaaactttctttaaaatatggggctaatccattatttataacataggaagCCTTAGTTCGCCCATAGTAAAGTTTTGAGCAATTTTCCTGTCTGGGAACATTGTTTCGAATGCCGCGGAGGTTTCATCGAAAGGGTTGAGAAACATCTTTCCTGTGACAACCTGGAGAGCCTATATGGCTTCAGCCGATGTAACATCATCTTTCTTCACACTGCAAGTCCAACTCCTTTGACTTGTTCCTGGCACTGTTTGTTCCTTTGTAGctgtggatgtagtgctaactACTGGCTGTGTATCTTTAAGTggagatggagtagaggtattctttgcaaagaaagacattgttggctgggaagacttagcttttgtatattttatatgagtaggtcctttagcatgagaagtgactgcttgtttaccATATTACTAAGTTTGAATGATTTACAACATACTTCACAATACGttgaagttgcatcatttaccaatatgtccaaccaaccactcagttcgggaaacactttactgtccggccaaagtttattaaatgtacactgcttgtcatgagtttcaagaaagcatcctagaactgaaataaaaaagaataaaataaaaatggttgaaagaaatgacactagggcacaacaaaaattgtagaattgttACGCACTTCTTGTGAAAAAGTACCCaaaaagaaatgctacaatagcTAGGGTTACAACAGACTACAGCCTAAAAATatcccctcaaatccatcattgAGGAAGATTTCTCTGATTTTACAGATTTTTTGTCTATTTCCCtgaccaaaatatttttccctgactttccagaacGCGGACACAGTGACTAAGCTACCAGATTTGTAGACATGGTCCTCTTGTCCTAGATTAAAGAAGGTAACATGAACTTTTTGATACATAGGCTACAATATTTATCTGTTGAAAATGGAataacctatacattagtcaggATTGTGATGGCAGATTACTCGAGCTGGGAATGTAGACAGGTACGGAACCTCGGTGCTgtaattcaacaaggttaagtttatTGCTCCTCTGACGATCCGTGTTTAGAGTTCAACCAATTAGAGACAATTTCTAATGAAACAAAGTAATTACAGgatggtaaagtgtcattttccatactcttttggatacgggaagaaggcaattacatCATGGTATGAAATAAAACGTATTTCCCATATCTTTAATGATTTAAGGGTTTTTTGACGTGAACTTTTTACGTTGTTCTCCTTGTATAACTTATATAAACATTCAAATCTTAAGAAACCATTAATAATAAGCATGGGGAATTGCCTCATACCAGCAAGAAACACTTGGTGGAAACTTTCAGGCTATTCTCAGATTTATAAAAAGGAAAAGCTCTTTTTCAACACTTTATTTGAGTTTCAACAAAAATCAATATAAACTCTTTTCAAAGAAAACTGGTCACAATTTCAGTTTTACAAATATAGAGCAAAGCGCTAGCATACAAAAATGAATGCACACTATTATATTTTTATAAACCTGCTCACACTACAAGGACTGCTTTACTCTCCATTGGAGTGGTATTATTTATCCAGAGCAGCTTAGGCATGCTCATCACAAAACAAGTATCTATGACTGCTTCCAGGCGAAGTCATTTACAGAAACATAACCCATCAGTGATAGGTACAACACCTCGTCTAGCCCAAAAAAGTAGACATGCATTTGCCAAGAAACAGACTGTACATCTgaggaatttactttttttttttaattacaccCTCAGAACAATCACAAACTCAACTTTCACATTGATACATGCAGACAGCGCTAATTTAATCAAATCCATAAACCTCGAGGAAAGGCACCCCAGCATGAATCCTGATCAAAAATATACTGACCTACAACATTGCGGCAATCAGTGTTTGTACACTCAAAGATATCGGCCTAACACAAACTAAAGGAGAGCTACCAGGGGACCTCATTAGCCCTTTTGTTATTCAACACAGCTACGGGTGACATAGTCCAAGTCATACAACAGTCAACTACAAAGACAactgtacatactgtatatgtTCATGATATGGTCATTGGATCCACAGGTAATAATAAACTCACCATAAACCAGAAGAGTGTACAAATGGTTTTCAGAAATGTGGGGGGGACAGACCAGTCACATTCCTAATATTATttaatcctttccattttgttGACAATTTACTGCTCGCAAAGGCATTAGGCCTACCTTCAAACTTCATTTAATTATAAAGTATttctaaggagaggaaatccaaaataatcaaacagaaacaaaatcactcGGCATTATCTGCATAAACATGTGAATGGCTAAAACAATTACAGGTAAGTTACAGCATTGTCCCTAAGCTTGAAATACACAATTTAGGAAGGTGAATCTTATAAATCTTACCTCGTATTGTGTGTATGTTTCTGGCCACTGTTGAGCCAGCTGAACGACACCACTATTGACTGAAATTAATTCAATACGGTatgctgcctctgtagatcagtggtagtacTAAGCTAGCTGGTTCAAATCAGGCAGAGGTAGTTCGATTTTTAAAGGACGGGAAGAAGTCagctggtgacacgtttggtgtttacctcacaaaattcagccatagacacccaagaaaGATTCACTTTACTCTGCCATCTTGTAGGCCTAGACTAAAACAGAACAGGCAGCCAGAAGGCACATTAttattgtccacctccgtagcgtaacggttagtatacCGTGCTtgggggcctgggtttgattcccattactgccagaaatttaagaatggcatgagggctggtatggGCTTGAAATTGGTACATGCGTGCcacaaaagagctgcaccaccacgagtttacttattattattaattcaatatgGTGTCACTCCCAGAATGCAATGCCAAGTAGGGAACAATAAAAACTCGTTAACAATTAGACCAATGGTCTGCCACAAAACAGTGGCAATCCCGTCAAGAAGCACCCCTCACATATTACAGCTAGttcacaccaaagttaataaacatttatcaaacttcttcaacattatgtCCACACCAGAAAAGTTGTTTGTGAGGTTGCGATGcttagggtcaggaagaagaaaatagatgccaggtgtggcaaagaaaaatattggaaaggtgtttagaattaagtttggagagaacattcatgacagaacttttaattcatgatgcagcaggctttcaaaattttcttgagaatgcccccacatgactttcaggtCTTGTTGACAGTAactgggtctgaaattgcaagaagtgatacagattatcggaaagccagctccactaatgacaggctatttctttttataggtataactttaagattcctagcaactggtgactctgacatttcacttatatatatTTGTCTCGAGTATCAAAGCaaacaatttcagttattgtgcctgaAGTGTTTcaagctttatacaacaatctcaaggGATTGGCCAAGGtatcttcatttaacctagttaCGATAGTAATACTTTGATGATACACAAGTGATAATGGAAGATCaagttattcagcgaggagcgaagctggaaatgaaactacattagaacaggTAAAAGAATATACAGAAttacaaatactgtatattagaacttttacttgcgatttgatagtcaatttttagaagaaataagaaaacatCATGTTACGCGCTACAAATTTGTGTGCTTTAATTGCGTCCTTGAGCACGTGCAAACCGAAATTTAACAAGAAcataaaatgttaataaaaagttctgtctatcaacatgctcgaaaagttaacgaacacgctattttgttcaTTAACAGtcaaaaatattcatgaacattgttgGTTAACACTGGAAAACATCTTGGTGTCGACGCACCTTTAGATAAATGGGTTTTGTCACTATCCAGGACATGCATTAACCAATGATGAGTGCTTCAGTAGTTAGTAACATTGTTTAAGTAAATGAGTAAGGCCATACAAGAGAGCATTGTTCTCTGAGGAGCAAGTTCAGGGACAATACCCACCGCTGcatgaaaaaattaaaacaaacacataATAACTAAATAGAAATAGGCATTTTCTGGCTCTGATCTCTTAAAACAGGTCATAAAGTACTAAACAGGCATTTAAGGGGACTTGTACGCGAACGCTGTAGAAAATGCTCCAATATTTGCTTACATTCAGGGTAAGCCTACTCCTGCTActgaagttcttttttttttttttttttttttttttttttttttttttttttttgctaggggctttacgtcgcaccgacacagataggtcttatggcgacgatgggataggaatggcctaggagttggaaggaagcggccgtgcccttaattaaggtacagccccagcatttgcctggtgtgaaaatgggaaagcacggaaaaccatcttcagggctgccgacagtgggattcgaaccccttatctcccggatgcaagctcacagccgcgcgcctctacgcgcacggccaactcgcccggtctactgaAGTTCAGAACGCAAAAGGTTATAATTGTTATGATAATTTCACTGTAACTTTATAAGTATTTTAAATGCATACAAGTTGTGCTTTCCCAAAAAATTACATTCACCGCGCCTTATGTAATGagtttttgtaacattcaataaATGTTGTCACTTCATGATGGGTACATGTATTTCAGAAACTACTGAAGATAGAGAGATGAAATTTTGTACAGAACTCTTAGCCAGACCATTTTCAAGGTTCTAGATGAAATACTTTCCATATTTAGTTAGGACTAACCACTGACAATATTCAATATTTTCTtgtttgtaaatataaaaattcacactATAAAATTCTCACACACTAGATATGCAATAATAATCCACTTTTAAGACCAGATTATGAAAAAATTCACTCCATTTGCGAGAATCCATGAAATGACAAAATTTATTGAACGTTATAAAAACTCAcaagcagtttcccgctggctccgcctgcaatgtacaaagtatggtcttgttcgttactatcctcacggatgtatttgcaaagtttcgagttaatgaaataaagcacatgatctgctgtggtaatagaatgtaatattatgtcaacaaaacacttgaaaatacatcacacaaagaaattgaattaaatattccttggaacaacactacgcgctgaactgttaaaaagtccttcaaagatcttcgtcatggagacaaatgtaccggtactcttttctcagaatctaccgctttaagtagttattacctcaaaagaaagcgcttgatccactgagtgtttttagaaaagaaaaaaaaaactgcatacctcaattagaacgaaagatatgattgcttcaatgagaaaaaagttTGAAGAACTGAGATATCAaactgaatgtgcactcataactttcctcagaatcaaccaatttgaacagttaagagctgaaatgaaagagcttgatccactgagtgttcttaggccaaaatgaactccgtacctcaattagaaccaaagatatgattgcttcaaagagacaaaaaaaattgaaaaaatcaaataatttgaggaaggcaaaagttaagtgatttatagtacccgatgacaaatctgtgcatgacaacctttcagttaaaaaaaaaaaaaaaaaggatattaaCTGGAcagaatggctggactgactgacaTTAGTTTCCATAAATTTTTACAGAAGATTAAATAAGGTATAACAAAAGTAATTTTTGGGAAAGCACAACTTGTATGGGTTTAAAATGCTTCTAAAGGTATAGTGAAATTATCATAACAATTATAACCTTGTGCATTCTAAAATTCAGTAGCAGGAGTACCATGAATGTATACAAATATTGGAGCATTGCCTATGATGTTCACAAACAAGTCACCTTAAGACATCACAAATCTGCTACTAAATGTGAACATATTTCATTAGTTTTAGTTTagcacaaaatttaaaaaaataaataaaaaaataggcATTTAGCCTAAAATCCAGAGTCTAGTTAAAGTTCAAGAGCCACAGTGGTCTAACATGGGACgtggtacaatttttttttttttggggggggttttatttgaagccatctctttttagTTTTGACACAGTTAATTTATAAATgtaaggttcttcagtctgccaaaactaattttgaataaataaatgtatgaactatctgaaaaagaaacatatgataacagaattatagtctacctgaaaaaaaaaaagaaattaattaattaaaattagtaTAATTCTGTTAACAGGTTTTCTTTTCCAGATAGTTTAAACATGtatttaatcaaaattagttttggaatactgaaaacctaacagttataaaataaacgCCACAAACTGGCAGCGGGTGACCAGTAAAGCTTACTGTACAGGAGACATACCTCTGCGAAATAATTTCCCGCCCCCAACATTAtcagccagaaaaatatattatgaGAAACTTAAATTGTGAGAACATCTCTGCCCCAATAAGCATTGATTATATTTTATACATTAATAACTCTTTTGCATTCAAAGTCGAGTGACAATTTATTACTGTTTCAACAACGAATACCTACAATCAGCCATGACAATTTACAAAATCAACCAGTTGGGTTACACGACATTAAAGTGGAACTTCCTGTTTATTAGTCTTACGCTTGAGTTTCTTCTCAGCTTTCCTCTTTGCTTTTTCTTCCTCCTCATGCAACCGTCTTTTCTTACGTAGTAACCAGATTTCCTTCTTTCGCTCCAGTTTACTCTTCATCATGCTGCGATACAGGTTGCGATgcttcttttgtatcatcttttctcGAAGCTTGTATTCCTGTCTTTCTTGCTGGGTCTTCTCTCGGGGATCCTCGACTGCAATGGTTCCTGCAGTAACAGACAtgagtttcttcttcttttgtttgtCATCAAGTTCATCTTTTTCTTCTTTAGGAATCACTTCTacatcctcctccttttcttcttcttcttcatcttcctcattTGAATTTTCTCCAATCTCTTCATCTTCAACTGAACCCTCCGAATCCTCCTCAGCTTGCTCTTGCTGCTTCAGAGAAGGATCCTGCAATTCTCTCAGTTCTGGGGGTATGTACTGATCCTTCTTGCTCTCGTCAACAAACGGTGAAAGATGTGGCGGCAACACAACCCCAAGGAAATACTTCTCAACTGGAAGGAGTTCCCGTGCATTGACAGAGTCAAATACCCACTGAGGTTGAACATAATATCTAGACAAGTATTGAGTTTCAATGCTAGGCCTATCAACGATCTGATGTGTGATGCTTTCATCTGATTCATCAAATGTAGCACCTACAAATAACAACCTGTCCCAAGAAACCTCACCACCAAAGCAACGCAGGATAAACACCAGCGGTTCACGTGGAATTTCACGGTTCAAGAAAAATTTCAAACCTTTGAACAATGTTTTCAGTTTTCTTACTTTTTCAGCCTCTAATTTTGCTTCTTCCAACTTCTGGGGATCGCTTATTGAGGGAAAATGGTCCAACTGGGTGTCGTCTTCTTCTGCAGCAATACTTGCAGCACGAGCGAGTGGCACATTCAATGCAGCAATACGTTCAGCTACATACGATTCTTCGTCTACGAGTTCCTTAGAGTCGTCACCAGAGCTGATTTCAAACTTGGGGGGATACACAAGGCCGAGACTATGatagagacgaaagtttatgaaaCCAAGCATGACAGTATAGAACTCAACGAACACAGACATCACACGGAAATCCACTTCTTCTTTGGACTGGGGCTCAAAGGAGAAGTGATGGGGTACAATCCAATTAACAGTCTGCCCTTTGATCTCTGCCTGGTAGTAATAACCTTTTATAGAGATAAACACTTTTCTTAGCATTTTGCCGGCAATAACTGCGTGCAAAAATTCTACTGTGAGCCGACGACATAAAATGGACTGATCTCGAGGTACATGCTTTATTGACGGGAATGTGGAAAACAAGAAGCAGAGAGTAAGACAATCATCCAAGTCGCGAATTGCGTCTATAAACGTTGGGTACCTTTCCTTCACAATATGATCTAGTTTCAGAGTTGGGTGATTATTAAGATA
Coding sequences within it:
- the LOC136883472 gene encoding pescadillo homolog, giving the protein MVAKRKKKYESGEGSKYITRNAALKLLQLSLRDFRKLCILKGIYPREPRNRKRAQKGDTSIKTLYQRKDIQFLMHEPMIWKIREFKIFERKVGRARALRDFEAMKRYLNNHPTLKLDHIVKERYPTFIDAIRDLDDCLTLCFLFSTFPSIKHVPRDQSILCRRLTVEFLHAVIAGKMLRKVFISIKGYYYQAEIKGQTVNWIVPHHFSFEPQSKEEVDFRVMSVFVEFYTVMLGFINFRLYHSLGLVYPPKFEISSGDDSKELVDEESYVAERIAALNVPLARAASIAAEEDDTQLDHFPSISDPQKLEEAKLEAEKVRKLKTLFKGLKFFLNREIPREPLVFILRCFGGEVSWDRLLFVGATFDESDESITHQIVDRPSIETQYLSRYYVQPQWVFDSVNARELLPVEKYFLGVVLPPHLSPFVDESKKDQYIPPELRELQDPSLKQQEQAEEDSEGSVEDEEIGENSNEEDEEEEEKEEDVEVIPKEEKDELDDKQKKKKLMSVTAGTIAVEDPREKTQQERQEYKLREKMIQKKHRNLYRSMMKSKLERKKEIWLLRKKRRLHEEEEKAKRKAEKKLKRKTNKQEVPL